The DNA region ATGTTTTTATTTTCGCAATTCTGGTTAAATATAATGATCAGAGTTTGGTAAATATCTAAGGGAGTCCAAACATGCTCACCTTTGTCAATTAAATGACCAAAACTGCTCAAGTAATATTTATGGGACCATTTTGAACTTACTACCAAAGATAAGGGATCATTTTTATTACGTTCTCGATCTTTTTCCACTGAAGATCAGTAAAATATAACACAAGAGATAAGTAAAATGACCCATGAGATCTTTTATAAGGAGCGTTTTCTTCTCTTCAAATTGTAAGTGCTATAGGAAATCATTTCTTCAGTCTCTCCCTAGTGTTTGCACTTGGTTCTCTCCCTTCTTCATGGCCAAATAATTTACCTAGTGAAGTTCACTATTTGACTAACAATGGCTACACTCACTTTCTTCATAATCTTCACATCTATATTTTTACCAATTGCATCTGAGCCTCTGTTGTCAACTTATGTTGTCCATGTTGATACCAAAACAAGACCATCTCATTACTTAACTCATGATGAATGGTACAATTCAATGATTGAATCAGTTCTTGATAACAAAATAGACTCAGATTCTACTTCTCCAAGGATGTTCTACTCATATGATGTAGTCTTACAAGGCTTTGCAGCAAGATTGACTGATCAAGAATCCAAAAAATTAAGTGACTTCCCAGAAATCAATGGCATTTTCAAAGACCATTTTAGGATTAAGCTTGATACTACGCATTCGTCCGAATTTCTTGGACTAAACACAAATTATGGGCTGTGGCCAGAGTCTAATTTTGGAGATGATGTTATAATTGGCCTTGTTGATACTGGAATTTGGCCTGAAAGTGAGAGCTTCAAGGATGATGGTCCTATTCCATCAAGGTGGAAAGGCAAATGTGTCGATGGAATCGCGTTCAATGCCACGAGGAGTTGTAACAGAAAACTTATTGGTTCTAGGAATTTCGTTAAAGGGAATAATATCCAATCGCCACGAGATCAAGACGGGCATGGAACCCATACTGCTTCAACTGCAGCAGGGGCAGAGGTAGGTGTTGGATGTTGTATCTGTAGAATAATTACTATTTAGTAGAATGTTCAGTTTCCTTGTTTTAATGAGAGTAATACTTTAGCTGTAGGAAGAGTCTACTACTTTGTTTATGTGCCTACATAAAGCACCTGTGACTACCTGAAATTTATATGAGAGTTTTTCGTTCCGATTTTCTGCACAGGTTGCTGGTGCCAATGTATTCGGTTTTGCAAAGGGGAAAGCACGAGGGATTGCGAGCAAGGCTCGGATTGCAATGTATAAAGCCTGTGGGAAGATGTTTTGCGCAGAGTCTGATGTTTTAGCAGCTATTGAATGTGCTATAAAGGATGGTGTAGACATACTTTCACTTTCATTGGGATACGGGCGCGATCCGTTTTATGAAGATCCAGTGGCAATTGGAACATTTGCTGCTGTTAAAAGGAACATCTTTGTTGCATGTTCAGCTGGAAATATTGGACCATATAACTTTTCAGTTCACAATACAGCACCTTGGATGACAACAGTTGGAGCTGGATCACTCGATCGCGATTTCCCCGTTGAAATCAAGTTATCAAACAACAAGACTTTTGTTGGTTCTTCTCTTTATCCAGGGAAAATAAGTGGTAAAAATTACCCTCTTGTTTATATTGGGAATTGTTCAAGAATGACTATCGCTCGTTATAAAGTTAAAGGAAGGATTGTAGTTTGCAACACTAGTAAATTTGAAGCTCCAACAAATGGGATTTTAATTCAGAAAGCAGATGGTGTTGGATTGATTCAATTAAATCTTGCCACTGAAGGACAGGGCCTGAGAGCAATGGCTTACACATTACCTTCTGCAACATTGGGTTATAAAGAAGGGATAGAACTTGTTTCTTTCATTAAATCCAATGCTTATCCAACAGCAAGATTCGTACGTCGAAAGGGTACTGTTGTTGGGAAAACAGAGAGAGCTCCAAGTGTTGTTAGCTTTTCTTCAAGAGGGCCAAAAGGTGTTGTTCCTGAAGTCCTCAAACCGGACTTAATTGCTCCGGGTTTGAACATTCTTGCAGCGTGGCCAGGTAAGCAGAAGCGGATCTAGGATTTATACTTCATGCATTCAATCTTTAATTTTTTACTATTGAACTCGTGTCATTTCAAAATTATATGTTTAGAGTTTGCTATTTTTTAAACCTTAGTAACTTTTCACGTTTTATTTTTCAAACCTGATTTGTAAACGGTTTTCTGGAGTCGAGTGTCTATCGGAGACAgtctctctaccccacaaaggaaAGAGTAGGGTCTGCGTACACCCCATCCCCCAAACCCCACTTATGGGATCACACTAGTATATCGTTGTTCTAGTGATTTTTCATTGTTCCATCCATCTCTGCAGGTGACATTTCCCCGACACGTCTCAAGATGGATCCAAGGAGAGTGAAGTTCAACATACTCTCGGGTACGTCAATGGCATGCCCTCACCTCGCCGGGGTGGCTGCACTAGTCCGCTCCGTTCATCCAGAATGGTCCCCGGCTGCTATAAAATCAGCACTGATGACAACATCCATATCATTTGACAATGGACAACTTCCTATAGTGAAACACGAAGACATGGAGCTAGCAACTCCAATCAGCATTGGAGCTGGTCACGTGAACCCTGAATCAGCTATTGATCCAGGGCTAATATACGATGCTGATACATCAGACTACGTCAAATTTCTATGCAGCTTGAACTACACTGAAAAACAGATGAAATTTTTCTCATATGAGGCAAATCCGTGCTCTGGTTCTTGTGGAATTACTCCACTAGATCTTAACTATCCATCGTTCTCCGTTATGTTCAGGCCTGATTCCTCTGTTCATGTACTCAAGCGGACGTTAACACACGTCGCGGCGACTAAGCCAGAGGAGTATAGAGTCAAGATAGTTAATCTGAATTCCGAAAAGATTAGTTTAAGTATAGAGCCAATGAAGCTGATGTTCAATGAAACTTTGAAGAAACAAAGCTATATGGTGAAATTTGAGAGCCATTATGTTTTCAACACCAGCAGGAGGATAGCTGAGCAAATGGCATTTGGCTCCGTATCATGGGAAAGTGAAAAGCACACTGTTAGGAGCCCCTTTGCTGTTATGTGGGTTCAACAAAACTTCAATAACAGTGGATTCTTTATATAACTCAATGTTACGTACTATGTTTTATGTGCTATATATATCATTGTACCTCTAGCCTCCCTTGTGATTTGGTAGTTCACTAAGGCAACATCTTTAAGTTTCATCAGTGTAGCCCTGTTGTAGACCCGACCATTGTTATGTCAATTTGGTAGTTACCACCAAGAAGATATATTTATGTCTATTAAAGGGTGTTGAGGTTTATAATCCACGAAAAATGAGGTGACAATTGTTGTGATGTAGCATATATCTATGTTTTTCACATCTTTCATGTATTATTTATGCATAACTTTTAACAAATTCAAACTTAATGGTTGATTATCCTTTTTCGGTTAATGTTCGTTAAAGTCAATCCAAAGAAATTACccaattttttcttttatttcttttcgtGTTAAACACAAAATCTTCTTGT from Lycium barbarum isolate Lr01 chromosome 10, ASM1917538v2, whole genome shotgun sequence includes:
- the LOC132615415 gene encoding subtilisin-like protease SBT1.7, encoding MATLTFFIIFTSIFLPIASEPLLSTYVVHVDTKTRPSHYLTHDEWYNSMIESVLDNKIDSDSTSPRMFYSYDVVLQGFAARLTDQESKKLSDFPEINGIFKDHFRIKLDTTHSSEFLGLNTNYGLWPESNFGDDVIIGLVDTGIWPESESFKDDGPIPSRWKGKCVDGIAFNATRSCNRKLIGSRNFVKGNNIQSPRDQDGHGTHTASTAAGAEVAGANVFGFAKGKARGIASKARIAMYKACGKMFCAESDVLAAIECAIKDGVDILSLSLGYGRDPFYEDPVAIGTFAAVKRNIFVACSAGNIGPYNFSVHNTAPWMTTVGAGSLDRDFPVEIKLSNNKTFVGSSLYPGKISGKNYPLVYIGNCSRMTIARYKVKGRIVVCNTSKFEAPTNGILIQKADGVGLIQLNLATEGQGLRAMAYTLPSATLGYKEGIELVSFIKSNAYPTARFVRRKGTVVGKTERAPSVVSFSSRGPKGVVPEVLKPDLIAPGLNILAAWPGDISPTRLKMDPRRVKFNILSGTSMACPHLAGVAALVRSVHPEWSPAAIKSALMTTSISFDNGQLPIVKHEDMELATPISIGAGHVNPESAIDPGLIYDADTSDYVKFLCSLNYTEKQMKFFSYEANPCSGSCGITPLDLNYPSFSVMFRPDSSVHVLKRTLTHVAATKPEEYRVKIVNLNSEKISLSIEPMKLMFNETLKKQSYMVKFESHYVFNTSRRIAEQMAFGSVSWESEKHTVRSPFAVMWVQQNFNNSGFFI